A window from Rhizosphaericola mali encodes these proteins:
- a CDS encoding YicC/YloC family endoribonuclease: MTGYGRAEQIINNKVYLIELKSLNGKQLDLRLNMPLILKPFEIEIRNQISEGLNRGTVECIISLKDNNGAKAVTINKELVKTFYNSIKEVGDELGLSTENILPAILKMPEVVVASNEVVTPDEFKLISQTLKKCIDSINEHRKNEGAVLEKDLLSRIEKIEALQPVIASHEETRRGKIRENLVKLLNENVGKEQYDGNRLEQELIYYIEKIDIHEEQVRLQNHCNYFRSILQDNSMAKGKKIGFVLQELGREINTTGSKAYDAEIQKSVILMKDELEKAKEQVLNVL, encoded by the coding sequence ATGACGGGCTACGGCCGTGCGGAGCAGATAATAAATAATAAAGTTTACTTGATCGAACTAAAATCGCTTAATGGAAAACAACTAGATCTCAGGTTAAATATGCCTTTGATTTTGAAACCATTTGAAATCGAAATTAGGAATCAAATCAGTGAAGGGCTCAATCGTGGTACGGTAGAATGTATTATTTCCCTTAAGGATAATAATGGTGCTAAGGCAGTGACGATCAATAAGGAATTGGTAAAAACCTTTTATAATTCCATCAAAGAAGTGGGAGATGAGCTAGGTTTGTCTACCGAAAATATTTTGCCTGCAATTTTAAAAATGCCGGAAGTTGTAGTCGCTTCCAACGAAGTTGTGACTCCAGACGAATTTAAATTGATCTCTCAAACATTGAAGAAATGTATTGATAGTATCAACGAGCATCGCAAAAATGAAGGTGCAGTTTTAGAAAAAGATTTACTTTCTAGAATTGAGAAAATTGAAGCTTTGCAACCCGTGATTGCATCACACGAAGAAACACGACGTGGAAAAATAAGAGAAAATTTGGTCAAATTATTGAACGAAAATGTAGGCAAAGAACAATACGACGGTAATAGATTGGAACAAGAATTGATTTACTATATCGAAAAAATTGATATTCACGAAGAGCAAGTTCGGTTACAAAACCATTGCAATTATTTCAGATCGATATTGCAAGATAATTCTATGGCAAAAGGTAAAAAGATCGGTTTTGTATTGCAAGAATTGGGAAGAGAGATCAATACAACCGGTTCCAAAGCTTACGATGCTGAAATTCAAAAAAGTGTTATCTTGATGAAAGACGAATTGGAAAAAGCAAAAGAACAAGTTTTGAATGTTTTATAA
- a CDS encoding gliding motility lipoprotein GldH codes for MYIKRLFIFLAIVIVWISCKPIGIYEKMATVPQHEWSSQFKPDFTFAIKDTTVRYNIFIVIRHTDSYHYNNIWLNFSSIAPADTVVTQKINLKLGDNKKWLGSSMDDVIEHRILVNKDPVALKQGNYIFMLQNAMREDPLENVLNVGVRIERAE; via the coding sequence ATGTATATAAAAAGATTATTCATTTTTTTAGCTATTGTTATAGTTTGGATTTCATGTAAACCTATTGGGATATATGAAAAAATGGCGACAGTTCCACAGCATGAATGGAGTAGCCAATTCAAGCCAGATTTCACATTTGCGATCAAAGATACAACGGTTAGATATAATATTTTTATTGTGATAAGACATACAGATTCCTATCATTACAATAATATTTGGTTGAATTTTTCGTCCATCGCGCCAGCAGATACAGTCGTCACTCAAAAAATAAATTTGAAATTGGGAGACAATAAAAAATGGTTGGGAAGCAGCATGGATGATGTTATAGAACACAGAATATTGGTTAACAAAGATCCTGTGGCATTGAAACAAGGAAACTATATTTTTATGTTACAGAATGCTATGAGAGAAGATCCACTAGAGAACGTTTTAAATGTTGGAGTAAGAATAGAAAGAGCCGAATAA
- a CDS encoding SusC/RagA family TonB-linked outer membrane protein, which produces MKCIISFKTLFLSLFVLCCSTNLFAQTAILKGRVIDEKGNPIANATVANADGNEKVETQENGIFSLKIPINVSNLNIAHVGFVSKVIQIQNLNDSVIVKLAEVVSPLDEVIVVGYGTAKKKDVTGSIVNLTSKDFNKGGVITNPIQQVAGKVAGLVVTQPSGDPNQNVNIRLRGQTSLTGNQSPLIVVDGVQLPDPNMISTIAPGDIVSYDVLKDASATAIYGARGANGVILIGTKHGASGKAQVDYAGSVTMDHRAKKYDLLNASEYLAAGGKTNNAAAPPYNYTLSNGNTDWMDAITRTGVTTNQNIGISGGSPTFNYHGSFNYINQQGIIINSGKEMYGINFNAQQKSFDNKLVITMGINSNRVNRKYVDPSIFYYVLEMPPVAPIYDSSGGYYGFFNSFDVNNPVPKQKMQINKGTDQTMLINGSIDYELIKGLKLGVTGAMSFYNLQVDYFQPVLPGYGNINKAGKYTENNNSKRGDIHANYLKELGKHSINATAVYEYNKFTYDNYAAVGQNYIYEGYENNNLGGGNPERNIINSTKNGYLLISFLGRIMYNYDSRYYLTASLRRDGSDKFGSAHQWGYFPSISASWRINREKFMEGVTWINDLRLGAGFGRTGNADGLAPYQTLSLYGPSGIYYSPSTPAYSYPTSYTASQNPNKDLRWETRQGVNVQLEFGLFKNRLSGSVNVFSDKTKDMIYNYTVPTPPFFVNNIWANVGDLTNKGWEIQLNGDVIRSNDFKWNLGGQISFVKTRVANLSGTYNGYELNTDQIIAGSAAGRGLSNAYLTYLKVGYSPYVFFLPHYVGLDADGKELFDNGNGGTVGSAGLNNDMKRYINPAPKFTYGINNSFSYKNWDLNFFLRGVSGQKVYNGVRMLIDNVGGLNNGNMTRSGLASGDKDDKILSDKWLENASFLRLDNATISYSFKKLSSKVDNLRVYFTGNNLFVITKYRGLDPEVQITSSSYLDGSTGAKTTLNNAYIDQVYTGNNSDNAYYKSRSFTLGVNLSFK; this is translated from the coding sequence ATGAAATGTATTATTTCTTTCAAAACACTGTTTTTGAGTTTGTTTGTATTATGTTGTTCAACCAATCTTTTTGCTCAAACGGCCATTTTAAAAGGCCGAGTAATCGATGAAAAAGGAAATCCAATTGCGAATGCAACTGTTGCGAATGCAGATGGAAATGAAAAAGTTGAGACTCAAGAGAATGGAATTTTTTCTTTAAAGATTCCTATCAATGTATCAAACTTAAATATAGCACATGTTGGTTTTGTCTCAAAAGTTATCCAAATTCAAAACTTAAATGATTCTGTTATTGTAAAACTTGCTGAAGTTGTTTCACCTTTAGACGAAGTTATAGTGGTAGGTTATGGTACTGCGAAAAAGAAGGATGTGACTGGTTCGATCGTAAATCTTACATCGAAAGATTTTAATAAGGGTGGTGTTATAACTAATCCTATACAACAAGTAGCCGGCAAGGTCGCTGGTCTTGTTGTAACCCAGCCTAGCGGCGATCCTAATCAAAATGTAAATATTAGATTAAGAGGGCAGACCTCTTTAACTGGAAATCAATCTCCTTTAATAGTAGTGGATGGTGTGCAATTGCCAGATCCTAATATGATTAGCACTATTGCTCCTGGTGATATTGTAAGTTATGATGTACTTAAAGATGCATCTGCGACTGCAATTTATGGCGCGCGAGGGGCCAATGGTGTTATTTTAATCGGGACAAAACATGGTGCATCTGGTAAGGCTCAAGTAGATTATGCTGGTTCGGTTACGATGGATCATAGGGCTAAGAAATATGATCTTTTAAACGCCTCTGAATATTTAGCAGCAGGTGGAAAGACGAATAATGCGGCAGCACCTCCTTATAATTATACTTTGTCTAATGGCAATACAGATTGGATGGATGCCATAACTAGAACTGGTGTTACTACTAATCAAAATATTGGTATATCTGGAGGCTCACCAACTTTTAACTATCATGGTTCTTTTAACTATATAAATCAGCAGGGTATTATCATTAATAGTGGGAAAGAGATGTATGGCATTAATTTTAATGCACAACAAAAATCTTTTGATAATAAACTTGTAATTACTATGGGTATTAATAGTAATAGAGTCAATCGTAAATATGTAGACCCCTCGATATTTTATTATGTATTAGAGATGCCTCCTGTGGCGCCTATTTATGATTCGTCTGGAGGATACTATGGTTTTTTTAATAGTTTTGATGTTAATAATCCTGTTCCAAAGCAAAAAATGCAAATAAATAAAGGAACGGATCAAACGATGTTGATCAATGGATCAATTGACTATGAATTAATTAAAGGTCTGAAATTGGGTGTTACCGGTGCAATGTCTTTTTATAATTTGCAAGTAGATTACTTTCAGCCAGTATTACCAGGTTATGGAAATATCAATAAAGCGGGTAAATACACAGAAAATAACAATTCTAAACGAGGGGATATTCATGCAAATTATTTAAAAGAATTGGGAAAGCACAGTATCAATGCAACTGCAGTTTATGAGTATAATAAATTTACCTATGATAATTATGCTGCCGTCGGACAAAATTATATCTATGAAGGTTATGAAAATAATAATCTTGGAGGGGGCAATCCTGAGAGAAATATAATCAACTCTACTAAAAATGGTTATTTACTCATTTCTTTTTTGGGAAGAATTATGTACAACTATGATAGTAGATATTATTTGACCGCAAGTTTGCGTAGAGATGGTTCTGATAAATTCGGATCCGCTCATCAATGGGGATATTTCCCATCTATATCTGCATCTTGGAGAATCAATCGAGAAAAGTTTATGGAAGGTGTCACTTGGATAAATGATCTTAGATTGGGGGCAGGCTTTGGACGAACAGGAAATGCAGATGGGCTAGCACCTTATCAAACCTTATCCTTATATGGTCCAAGTGGCATATATTATAGTCCATCTACTCCAGCTTATAGTTATCCAACTTCTTACACTGCTTCTCAAAATCCTAACAAAGATTTGAGATGGGAGACTCGTCAGGGCGTAAATGTCCAATTGGAATTTGGTTTGTTTAAAAATAGATTGTCAGGTAGTGTAAATGTCTTTAGTGATAAAACAAAAGATATGATATACAACTATACGGTACCAACTCCTCCATTTTTTGTAAATAATATTTGGGCAAATGTTGGAGATCTTACCAATAAAGGCTGGGAAATACAATTAAATGGTGATGTGATTAGATCTAATGATTTTAAATGGAATTTGGGTGGACAGATCAGCTTTGTTAAGACTAGGGTTGCTAACCTTTCAGGGACTTATAATGGATATGAATTAAATACAGATCAGATTATCGCAGGATCAGCAGCTGGAAGAGGTTTGAGTAATGCTTATTTGACTTATTTGAAAGTGGGCTATTCTCCCTATGTATTCTTCTTGCCACACTATGTAGGTCTTGATGCAGATGGAAAAGAACTGTTTGACAATGGGAATGGAGGTACTGTTGGAAGTGCAGGTTTAAATAATGATATGAAAAGATATATCAATCCCGCACCTAAATTTACTTATGGTATTAATAATTCCTTCTCTTATAAAAATTGGGATTTGAATTTTTTCTTAAGAGGTGTTTCTGGTCAAAAAGTATATAATGGTGTACGCATGTTAATTGATAATGTTGGAGGTTTAAACAATGGTAATATGACTAGGAGTGGACTTGCTAGCGGAGATAAAGATGATAAAATCCTTTCTGATAAATGGTTGGAAAATGCTTCTTTTTTAAGATTAGATAACGCAACGATTAGTTATTCATTTAAGAAATTGTCTAGTAAAGTTGACAATCTACGTGTGTATTTCACAGGAAATAATCTTTTTGTAATTACTAAATATAGAGGTTTAGATCCGGAAGTACAGATAACAAGCAGCAGCTATTTGGATGGTTCTACTGGAGCGAAGACAACATTAAATAATGCTTATATTGATCAAGTATATACAGGTAATAATAGTGATAATGCCTACTATAAATCTAGATCATTTACCCTTGGTGTCAACCTTTCATTCAAATAA